In Glycine max cultivar Williams 82 chromosome 10, Glycine_max_v4.0, whole genome shotgun sequence, the DNA window TGGCAAGTGTGGCTATTCATTAACTCTCACCAACTGCATTTTTGTTGCAAATTGAGAACAAATCCTTCTATCATCTGAACCATTCTTTGAACCACACTGCTGCTGAGACTGCTTGCAATGAGCAATGGCTCCCTGGATTGAACTTTCCAACTCATAATTGGCACTGATGCTCCTCTTGAAAAGTTGCAAATCATAGTACCCAGCTGagctaaaagaaaaagaagaagatgaagaagatgacCCTGATGAAGATGTGGACAAAGATGAAGCCTTTGTGGAACAATGTCGTTGACCAACCCCAGAGAAAGACCTCCTGTGGTCACAGAAATCATCTTCAACAACTTCAAGCATCTCTCTTCTGATGCTCTTCACGACAGAACAAGTTGCCTGGTCCTTGCTATCATAGAAACTCTCAAAAGGGTTTCTCCTTGCAACCTTCATGTACTTGTTCTGACACTCTTTGCACTTTAATGATTTCTTCTCCGCTCCCATGTTGTTGTTGCTTGCAGCACTGGCACAAAACTTGTCTGAGCAACCAGATTTGTTGAACAAGGTTTTCAGGTAAGCCCTTGAGGCCTTGAGTCTCAGGCCAAGCCAGAACTGCTTCATCTGTTTCAGTTTCTTGGGCAAAGACTTCTTAGGAAGATCACCACCACTAAGGTTGTACTTGTTAATGTCAGAAAACCACCCAAGTTGGTATTCATTTGGGCTCACATCACTGCTCACACGGCGTGATTCTGAAGGAGAGATGTTGGATTCAAAAGGGGTGTTGGCATTTGTTGAAGGTGAATCTGATTTGATGTACTCAAATTTGGCATTGGT includes these proteins:
- the LOC100799523 gene encoding probable membrane-associated kinase regulator 4, whose amino-acid sequence is MKIEMATKQVTTTMVHVDDDDYIDMELCNSSPNFFSYSLSSPPSNREFEFQMSEKESLTSPADDLFYKGKLLPLHLPPRLQMVQKLVENSSTNAKFEYIKSDSPSTNANTPFESNISPSESRRVSSDVSPNEYQLGWFSDINKYNLSGGDLPKKSLPKKLKQMKQFWLGLRLKASRAYLKTLFNKSGCSDKFCASAASNNNMGAEKKSLKCKECQNKYMKVARRNPFESFYDSKDQATCSVVKSIRREMLEVVEDDFCDHRRSFSGVGQRHCSTKASSLSTSSSGSSSSSSSFSFSSAGYYDLQLFKRSISANYELESSIQGAIAHCKQSQQQCGSKNGSDDRRICSQFATKMQLVRVNE